One Myxococcaceae bacterium JPH2 genomic window, GCGCCCGTCGGCGCTGGGGAGTGCCCGGGTGAAAGAGCAGCGCATCACGTCCTGGCTGGAGCTTCAGGAAGCCCTCTTCTCCAACTCCTGGAACGAGCCGCTGGGCCGCTTCCGCTCCAGCTTCGTCTTCCGGGGCGTGAAGGACGCGCGGCACGACCTGTCCGCCTCGCTCTACCGCAGCGGCGCCTTCATCCGGCAGGAGCGGGACCTGCTGCGCGCCTTCCGCAAGTACGCGCGCGGCGTGCCCGGCACCGCGCCGCTGTCGTCGCTGTGGGACTGGCTCGCGCTGGCGCAGCACCACGGGCTGCCCACCCGGCTGCTCGACTGGACCTTCAGCCCCTACGTCGCGCTGCACTTCATCACCGAGGACCCCGACTTCTACGAGGTGGACGGCGTGGTGTGGTGCGTGGACTACCGGGTGACGAACCGCCTGCTCCCCCGGCCCCTGCGACGGCAGCTCCATCAGGAAGGCGCGGAGGTCTTCACCGCGGAGATGCTCGCCGCAGAGGCCGAGGACCTCACCTCGTTCGACCGGCTGGCCCGGCACCCCTTCGTCCTCTTCTTCGAGCCGCCGTCGCTGGACGCGCGCATCGTCAATCAGTTCGCCCTCTTCTCCGTGATGAACGCGCCCGGGCCCAGCCTGGACGAGTTCCTCCAACACCAGGAGAAGGGCGTGCGCCGGCTCGTCGTCCCCGCCGCACTCAAGTGGGAGGTGCGGGACAAGTTGGACCAGGCCAATGTCACCGAGCGCGTGCTGTTCCCGGGCCTGGACGGACTGAGCCGCTGGCTGCGCCGCTACTACGGCCCTCGACCGCGCTAGCGACCGCGTGGGCTACGACAGCAGCGCTGCGTCCCGCTCGGCCTCGCGCGCGTCACGCGCCTGTCGCGCCTGCTTCCCCAGCATGTGGCCCGCCACGCCGCCGACGATGACCGCGGCGATGAGCACGAAGAAGATGAAGACACCCACCAGGGCGGCACCGATGATGGCCATGCGCTGATCTCCTGGACGCGGGCCGCGAATCGCCCCGCGACACCAAGGATGCGTCGCGCGGCGGTGTCCGCAACCCAACAGCCCACCGGCCCCAGGGATGAAAGCGTGTTCACTGGCACCGGCCTCCCACATGGACGGGGAAGAGAACACGACACACCTTGAGTCGAGCGGGGGTCTCGTCGGGGGGGCCGCGGACACCCGGGGAGCGAGCGTCGATGCGGTACGCAGGCAGCCGCCAGTCGGGGGGTCCGCGGTCCGGACCCTCGCAGCAGTGGGTTCGCGTGGTCCCTGCGCGCGCCGCGCGGGGCAAGGCCGTGCGAGGGCGCACGCGTCCCCGACGTGGCCTGGAGCCGCCCACTCCGCCGGCGCGGCACGACGAGCCGCAGGATGCGGACGCCGCGCTCGACTTCGACGAAGCCATCGCGTCCTGGTAGTTCGGGGCGCATGAGCGCTCCCCGCCCCAACCCGCTGCTGTCGGACCGCGACGTGGACTTCCAGCTCCACGAGGTGCTGGCGGTGTCACGGCTGTTCTCCCTGCCCGACT contains:
- a CDS encoding FRG domain-containing protein → MKEQRITSWLELQEALFSNSWNEPLGRFRSSFVFRGVKDARHDLSASLYRSGAFIRQERDLLRAFRKYARGVPGTAPLSSLWDWLALAQHHGLPTRLLDWTFSPYVALHFITEDPDFYEVDGVVWCVDYRVTNRLLPRPLRRQLHQEGAEVFTAEMLAAEAEDLTSFDRLARHPFVLFFEPPSLDARIVNQFALFSVMNAPGPSLDEFLQHQEKGVRRLVVPAALKWEVRDKLDQANVTERVLFPGLDGLSRWLRRYYGPRPR